A portion of the Streptomyces platensis genome contains these proteins:
- the recQ gene encoding DNA helicase RecQ yields MALADVEVVVDMDVEGASDASEAVQVLRRVFGYDAFRGSQQEIIEHVIGGGDAVVLMPTGGGKSLCYQIPSLVRSGVGVVISPLIALMQDQVDALRALGVRAGFLNSTQDLEERRLVEAEFLAGELDLLYLAPERLRVEQTLNLLDRGKISLFAIDEAHCVAQWGHDFRPDYLALSMLHERWPEVPRIALTATATEATHTEITSRLRMADARHFVASFDRPNIQYRIASKSEPKKQLLELLRNEHAGDAGIIYCLSRASVEKTAQFLVDNGIAAVPYHAGLDARTRAEHQGRFLREDGLIVVATIAFGMGIDKPDVRFVAHLDLPKSVEGYYQETGRAGRDGQPSTAWLAYGLQDVVQQRKMIDGSEGDEAHRRRLSAHLDAMLALCETVQCRRVRLLAYFGQESSACGNCDTCLAPPQTWDGTVPAQKLLSTVVRLQRERGQKFGAGQIIDILMGKKTAKVIQFDHDGLSVFGVGADVREAEWRGVVRQLLAQGLLAVEGDYGTLVLTEASGEVLGGRREVLMRREPEKAARAARTKAKGKRAVPADLPEAALPVFEALRGWRGRTAKEQGVPAYVIFHDATLREIATLGPTTMAELGTVSGVGENKLAKYGQPILDVLAGRETPEGAGEGADVRVAAGAGAAKVAGAAEEHHAAPEPEDEELPEPPDDIDW; encoded by the coding sequence CGCCGGGTGTTCGGGTATGACGCGTTCCGCGGCAGCCAGCAGGAGATCATCGAGCACGTCATAGGGGGCGGGGACGCGGTCGTCCTGATGCCGACCGGTGGCGGCAAGTCGCTGTGTTATCAGATTCCCTCGCTGGTCAGAAGCGGTGTGGGGGTGGTGATCTCGCCCCTGATCGCGTTGATGCAGGACCAGGTCGACGCCTTGCGGGCGCTCGGTGTGCGGGCCGGGTTCCTGAATTCGACGCAGGACCTGGAGGAGCGCCGGCTCGTCGAGGCCGAGTTCCTCGCCGGTGAACTGGACCTGCTGTATCTGGCGCCCGAGCGGCTGCGGGTCGAGCAGACGCTGAATCTGCTCGACCGCGGGAAGATCTCCCTCTTCGCGATCGACGAGGCGCACTGTGTCGCCCAGTGGGGCCACGACTTCCGGCCGGACTATCTGGCGCTGTCGATGCTGCACGAGCGGTGGCCCGAGGTGCCGCGGATCGCGCTGACCGCCACCGCGACCGAAGCCACGCATACGGAGATCACCTCGCGGCTGCGGATGGCGGACGCCCGGCACTTCGTGGCGAGCTTCGACCGGCCGAACATTCAGTACCGGATCGCGTCGAAGAGCGAGCCGAAGAAGCAGTTGCTGGAGCTGCTGCGGAACGAGCATGCCGGAGACGCCGGGATCATCTACTGCCTGTCGCGGGCATCGGTGGAGAAGACCGCGCAGTTCCTGGTGGACAACGGCATCGCGGCGGTGCCGTATCACGCGGGGCTCGATGCGCGGACGCGTGCCGAGCACCAGGGCCGGTTCCTGCGGGAGGACGGGCTGATCGTGGTCGCCACGATCGCGTTCGGCATGGGCATCGACAAGCCGGATGTCCGGTTCGTGGCCCATCTGGATCTGCCGAAGTCCGTCGAGGGCTACTACCAGGAGACGGGGCGCGCCGGGCGGGACGGACAGCCGTCGACGGCCTGGCTGGCGTACGGGCTCCAGGATGTGGTGCAGCAGCGGAAGATGATCGACGGGTCGGAGGGCGACGAGGCGCACCGGCGGCGGCTGTCGGCCCATCTCGACGCGATGCTGGCGCTGTGCGAGACGGTGCAGTGCCGGCGGGTGCGGCTGCTGGCCTACTTCGGGCAGGAGAGCAGCGCCTGCGGCAACTGCGATACCTGCCTGGCCCCGCCGCAGACCTGGGACGGCACGGTGCCCGCGCAGAAGCTGCTGTCCACGGTCGTACGGCTCCAGCGTGAGCGCGGGCAGAAGTTCGGCGCGGGCCAGATCATCGACATCCTGATGGGGAAGAAGACCGCCAAGGTCATCCAGTTCGATCATGACGGGCTGAGCGTCTTCGGCGTGGGCGCCGACGTCCGGGAGGCCGAATGGCGGGGCGTCGTACGGCAGTTGCTGGCGCAGGGGCTACTCGCCGTCGAGGGTGATTACGGCACGCTGGTGCTCACGGAAGCGAGCGGCGAGGTGCTGGGCGGCCGGCGCGAAGTGCTGATGCGGCGGGAGCCGGAGAAGGCGGCGCGGGCGGCCCGGACGAAGGCGAAGGGCAAGCGCGCGGTACCGGCGGACCTGCCGGAGGCGGCGCTGCCGGTCTTCGAGGCGCTGCGCGGCTGGCGAGGCCGCACGGCCAAGGAGCAGGGCGTGCCCGCGTACGTGATCTTCCACGATGCGACGCTGCGGGAGATCGCCACGCTCGGGCCGACGACGATGGCCGAACTGGGCACGGTCAGCGGGGTCGGCGAGAACAAGCTCGCGAAGTACGGCCAGCCGATCCTGGATGTGCTGGCCGGGCGGGAGACTCCGGAGGGCGCGGGCGAGGGCGCGGACGTGCGCGTAGCCGCCGGTGCCGGTGCCGCGAAGGTGGCTGGGGCGGCCGAGGAGCATCACGCCGCACCGGAGCCCGAGGACGAGGAGCTGCCGGAGCCGCCGGATGACATCGACTGGTGA
- a CDS encoding isocitrate lyase/PEP mutase family protein, which produces MSTSPEYATFHFHALHHADQPLLLPNAWDVISAVALAGAGYAAVGTTSLGVAAAHGYQDGRGLAEVRDATVALALRLNGRLACPYTVDVEGGFGGDAGQVGDLAAELAEAGAAGLNLEDGLPGGEGLKDPVQQAELISAVKERAPGLFLNARIDTHWLADSPPPLSVTLSRAETYLAAGADGVFVPGVVADEDISTLVAGIPAPLNILFAPGRHTVSRLAELGVRRISTGSLLFRTALQATLTAADAIRTGRQPTEAAGTAGEVLGYAEVQRLVGEEE; this is translated from the coding sequence ATGAGCACCTCCCCGGAGTACGCCACCTTTCACTTCCACGCGCTGCACCACGCCGATCAGCCGCTGCTGCTGCCCAACGCCTGGGACGTCATCTCGGCGGTCGCACTCGCCGGGGCCGGGTACGCGGCAGTCGGCACCACGAGCCTGGGCGTCGCCGCGGCCCACGGCTATCAGGACGGGCGCGGGCTCGCCGAGGTCCGGGACGCCACGGTCGCGCTCGCGCTGCGGCTCAACGGTCGCCTGGCCTGCCCGTACACGGTCGACGTGGAGGGTGGATTCGGCGGCGACGCCGGCCAAGTGGGGGACCTGGCCGCCGAGTTGGCGGAGGCAGGGGCGGCCGGGCTGAACCTGGAGGACGGGCTGCCCGGCGGCGAGGGGCTGAAGGATCCGGTGCAGCAGGCCGAATTGATCAGCGCGGTGAAGGAACGGGCACCGGGCCTGTTCCTCAACGCCCGGATCGACACCCACTGGCTGGCGGACAGCCCGCCGCCCCTCTCGGTCACGCTCTCGCGCGCCGAGACGTATCTGGCCGCGGGCGCGGATGGCGTCTTCGTACCGGGCGTCGTCGCCGACGAGGACATCTCGACCCTGGTCGCCGGGATCCCCGCCCCGCTGAACATCCTCTTCGCTCCCGGCCGGCACACCGTCAGCCGTCTGGCGGAGCTCGGCGTACGCCGCATCAGCACCGGGTCCCTGCTCTTCCGGACCGCCCTCCAGGCCACTCTCACGGCGGCGGACGCCATCCGCACGGGCCGGCAGCCAACGGAAGCGGCCGGGACGGCCGGCGAGGTCCTGGGCTACGCGGAGGTGCAGCGGCTGGTGGGGGAGGAGGAATAG
- a CDS encoding ADP-ribosylation/crystallin J1 gives MIQTSRRSETAPATLTLWRPTGPEELALVEASGWRAWPPRLPDQPIFYPVLNEDYAIRIARDWNVPASGVGHVTRFEIEADFAARYPVRQAGGETILELWVPAEELAEFNRHIVGRIELVRSFRPAQGESSENGE, from the coding sequence ATGATCCAGACGTCCCGCCGGAGCGAGACCGCGCCCGCCACCCTCACCCTCTGGCGTCCCACCGGCCCCGAGGAGCTCGCCCTGGTCGAGGCCTCCGGCTGGCGTGCCTGGCCGCCGCGCCTGCCCGACCAGCCGATCTTCTACCCCGTGCTCAACGAGGACTACGCGATACGGATCGCCCGTGACTGGAATGTGCCGGCCTCCGGCGTCGGCCATGTCACCCGCTTCGAGATCGAGGCAGACTTCGCCGCGCGCTATCCGGTACGGCAGGCGGGCGGCGAGACGATCCTCGAACTGTGGGTCCCCGCCGAGGAGCTGGCGGAGTTCAACCGGCACATCGTCGGGCGCATCGAGCTGGTCCGCAGCTTCCGGCCGGCGCAGGGGGAGTCATCGGAGAACGGGGAATGA